A stretch of the Psychroserpens sp. Hel_I_66 genome encodes the following:
- a CDS encoding S8 family peptidase codes for MKYIFKPFLYTLFLSTLLFGCGSTTGVLSTPIENIDTSPIKEAPLTETQKNMWSHLDLAKDTIPGMSVNKAYDEIVKNKKGKTVIVAVIDSGTDIDHEDLDGVIWTNSDEIPNNGKDDDNNGYVDDIHGWNFVGDGYDEQLEYVRLLVSGDTSNPRYAEAEALYNSEYQKYTGYKTQYEQILQQINTADEILTAHFGKSDYTKSEVLAIKSEDEKLAQAVQVAQFVYGNDLESMSKAKKELKDGLDSITERLNVNLNKDLKGRTTGDDPNDLNDSPGYGNNNPRPSKLTESHGTHVSGIIAAERNNNKGMNGVANNVQIMAIRSTPNGDEYDKDVALAIRYAADNGAKVINASFGKSFSPHSEWVRDALKYAAEKDVLFVHAAGNDSEDIDVKPNFPNDAVGTGPEVSDNVITVGALTESYGSNMVSSFSNFGKVNVDVFAPGSDIYSTMPNNTYELNSGTSMAAPNVAGVAALIRSQYPSLTASQVKKIIMDSGLPIKAKVTVGADKQAKSLTEISKSGRIVNAYNALIMASQMAK; via the coding sequence ATGAAGTACATTTTTAAACCATTTTTATACACATTATTCTTATCAACCCTATTATTTGGTTGTGGATCAACAACAGGTGTGCTGTCTACACCAATTGAGAATATTGATACATCTCCAATTAAAGAGGCGCCACTTACTGAGACTCAAAAGAACATGTGGTCTCATTTAGATTTAGCAAAAGACACTATTCCCGGTATGAGTGTTAATAAGGCTTATGATGAAATCGTAAAAAACAAAAAAGGAAAGACAGTAATCGTTGCTGTAATTGATAGTGGTACAGATATCGACCACGAGGATTTAGATGGTGTGATCTGGACCAACAGTGATGAAATCCCAAATAACGGAAAAGACGACGATAATAACGGTTATGTTGATGATATCCACGGTTGGAACTTCGTTGGAGACGGTTACGACGAGCAACTAGAGTACGTTAGACTCCTTGTTTCTGGTGATACAAGTAATCCAAGATACGCAGAGGCTGAAGCACTATACAATAGTGAATACCAAAAATATACAGGCTACAAAACACAGTATGAGCAAATCCTTCAACAAATCAATACTGCAGATGAGATTTTAACCGCTCATTTTGGTAAATCAGATTATACAAAAAGTGAGGTTCTTGCCATAAAAAGTGAGGATGAGAAATTAGCCCAAGCAGTGCAAGTAGCTCAATTTGTGTATGGCAATGATCTAGAGTCCATGTCAAAAGCGAAAAAAGAATTAAAAGATGGATTGGATAGTATTACAGAACGTCTCAATGTGAACCTAAATAAAGACTTGAAAGGTCGTACTACGGGAGATGATCCAAATGATTTAAACGATTCTCCAGGTTACGGTAACAATAATCCAAGACCTTCAAAATTAACCGAGAGTCACGGGACGCACGTTTCTGGAATTATCGCTGCAGAACGTAACAATAACAAAGGCATGAACGGTGTTGCCAACAATGTTCAAATTATGGCAATTCGCTCAACTCCAAATGGTGATGAGTACGATAAAGACGTTGCATTGGCAATTCGTTATGCTGCTGATAATGGCGCAAAAGTAATTAACGCAAGTTTTGGTAAATCCTTCTCACCACATAGTGAGTGGGTAAGAGATGCATTAAAATATGCTGCGGAAAAAGATGTGCTTTTTGTACATGCTGCAGGAAATGACAGTGAAGATATCGACGTTAAACCAAACTTCCCAAATGATGCAGTTGGCACGGGACCAGAAGTTTCAGACAATGTGATTACCGTTGGTGCACTAACCGAGAGCTATGGCTCAAATATGGTGTCTTCTTTTTCTAACTTCGGAAAAGTAAATGTTGACGTTTTTGCTCCAGGTAGTGACATCTATTCTACCATGCCAAATAACACTTACGAGCTCAATAGTGGTACCTCAATGGCAGCACCAAATGTTGCAGGAGTTGCAGCGCTCATTCGTTCGCAATACCCTAGTTTGACTGCTTCACAGGTTAAGAAAATTATAATGGATTCTGGTTTGCCTATCAAAGCTAAAGTTACCGTTGGTGCAGATAAACAAGCAAAATCACTTACCGAGATTTCAAAATCTGGAAGAATAGTGAACGCATACAACGCCTTAATTATGGCATCCCAAATGGCAAAATAA
- a CDS encoding MBL fold metallo-hydrolase, producing the protein MQLYPINAGNFKLDGGAMFGVVPKSLWTRTNPADAYNMIDIAARCLLIQDGEKLILIDTGMGNKQSDKFFGYYHLWGNDTIDNSLKVHGFHRDDITDVFMTHLHFDHCGGSVQWNKDKTGYETAFKNAHFWSNQNHWEWATKPNNREKASFLKENILPMQESGQLKFTNLPQKDILKDSQLGFDIFFANGHTDKQMIPMINYKGKTICFMADLLPTVGHLPLPFVMGYDTRPLLTLDEKERFLNMAADNDYYLFLEHDAHNEIITVKHTEKGVRLKETFTTKDIFN; encoded by the coding sequence ATGCAATTATACCCTATAAACGCTGGTAATTTTAAATTGGATGGTGGTGCTATGTTTGGCGTCGTTCCAAAATCTTTGTGGACACGCACTAACCCTGCAGATGCCTATAATATGATTGATATTGCTGCACGCTGTTTACTCATCCAAGATGGTGAAAAGCTTATTTTAATTGATACAGGAATGGGAAACAAGCAAAGTGATAAGTTTTTTGGGTACTATCATCTTTGGGGAAATGATACCATTGACAACTCATTAAAAGTTCACGGTTTTCATCGTGATGACATTACAGATGTGTTCATGACCCATCTCCATTTTGACCATTGTGGTGGAAGCGTACAATGGAACAAAGACAAAACAGGTTACGAAACCGCTTTTAAAAATGCTCATTTTTGGAGTAATCAAAATCACTGGGAATGGGCAACCAAACCAAATAATAGAGAAAAAGCATCATTTTTAAAAGAGAATATCTTGCCAATGCAAGAGAGTGGTCAGTTAAAATTTACCAACCTTCCGCAGAAAGATATTTTAAAAGATTCTCAATTGGGATTTGACATCTTTTTTGCCAATGGCCATACCGATAAGCAAATGATCCCAATGATCAACTACAAAGGTAAAACAATATGTTTCATGGCAGATTTATTACCAACCGTTGGTCATTTACCATTACCATTTGTGATGGGTTATGACACAAGACCTTTATTGACTCTGGATGAAAAAGAGCGATTTTTAAATATGGCAGCAGACAACGATTACTATCTGTTTTTAGAACATGATGCTCACAATGAAATTATAACCGTAAAACATACCGAAAAAGGTGTGCGACTAAAAGAAACATTTACAACAAAAGATATTTTTAACTAA
- a CDS encoding S41 family peptidase — protein sequence MKRLLQKRVLIPVFALTIFISGSAFKSDFFEIAKQIEIFTTLFKELNMNYVDETNPGDLMDTAIKSMLEDLDPYTNYYNEQDVESARINNAGDYTGIGANVLTLKDRLVIIEPYKDYAADKAGLKAGDEIIKVDNVTVADFKDDAGNLLQGGAGTSVEVTYVRQGKTQNATIQREAVDIHAVPHYSMINENIGYIVLRKFNEKTSSETITALRDLKNQGAKKLILDLRGNPGGLLREAVNVTNIFVPKNQLVVTTKSKVEKYNKTYYTSKEPIDTEIPLVVLIDGSSASASEIVSGALQDLDRAVVIGARSFGKGLVQRPKKLTYGTQMKITISRYYTPSGRCIQALDYWNRDENGKATRTKQENYNAFKTKKGRTVYDGGGVQPDLELDATVLSPITKAILEDNLIFKYATEYYYNHPAPDDIMKFELRDAEFNSFKNFLKANNFSFETKTEKAFANALIVAKEEELNTEINDDYSNLISSLNTYKSKAIDDNKTQLLSLLSDEIVKRYFYREGLYKYYVANNFEIQKGVEILTNPSNYLGYLD from the coding sequence ATGAAAAGATTACTACAAAAACGTGTTTTAATTCCGGTTTTCGCATTGACCATTTTTATTAGCGGATCTGCTTTTAAAAGCGATTTTTTTGAAATTGCTAAACAAATAGAGATTTTCACAACGCTTTTTAAAGAACTCAACATGAATTATGTTGATGAGACCAATCCTGGAGATTTGATGGATACTGCAATAAAAAGTATGTTAGAGGATCTTGACCCTTACACAAATTATTATAATGAACAGGATGTAGAATCTGCAAGAATCAATAATGCTGGAGATTATACTGGTATTGGTGCTAATGTCTTGACTCTTAAAGATCGTTTGGTCATTATAGAGCCATACAAAGATTATGCTGCAGATAAAGCGGGATTAAAAGCTGGTGACGAGATTATAAAAGTAGATAACGTAACAGTTGCAGATTTTAAGGATGATGCAGGAAATCTACTTCAAGGTGGTGCAGGAACCAGTGTTGAGGTCACGTATGTTAGACAGGGAAAAACGCAAAATGCAACGATACAACGTGAAGCAGTAGATATTCACGCAGTACCACACTACTCGATGATTAATGAAAACATTGGATATATTGTTCTTCGGAAATTTAACGAGAAAACATCATCAGAAACCATAACAGCGCTTCGTGATCTTAAAAACCAAGGAGCAAAAAAACTGATTCTCGATCTACGTGGAAATCCTGGCGGATTGTTAAGAGAAGCGGTAAATGTGACCAATATTTTTGTGCCAAAAAATCAATTGGTCGTTACAACAAAATCTAAAGTAGAAAAATACAATAAAACCTATTACACCTCTAAAGAACCGATTGATACCGAAATTCCTTTAGTTGTATTAATTGATGGATCAAGTGCATCTGCCAGTGAGATTGTATCTGGTGCATTGCAGGATTTGGATAGAGCAGTGGTTATTGGGGCTCGTAGTTTTGGAAAAGGTCTCGTACAGCGTCCAAAAAAATTAACCTACGGTACCCAAATGAAAATTACTATTTCTAGATACTACACCCCTTCTGGTCGTTGTATACAAGCGCTTGATTACTGGAATCGTGATGAAAACGGAAAAGCAACCCGTACCAAACAAGAAAATTACAATGCCTTTAAAACAAAAAAAGGAAGAACCGTTTATGATGGTGGAGGTGTACAACCAGACCTAGAATTAGATGCAACTGTGTTAAGCCCAATAACCAAAGCAATTTTAGAGGATAACCTAATTTTTAAATATGCTACGGAATATTACTATAACCATCCTGCTCCAGATGATATTATGAAATTTGAGCTTAGAGATGCAGAATTTAACAGCTTTAAGAATTTCTTAAAGGCAAATAATTTTAGCTTCGAAACCAAAACCGAAAAAGCATTTGCAAATGCACTTATCGTTGCTAAAGAAGAAGAATTAAATACTGAAATTAATGATGATTATTCTAACCTGATTTCGTCACTAAATACTTATAAAAGCAAAGCTATAGATGATAACAAAACGCAATTACTATCTTTAC
- a CDS encoding cation:proton antiporter produces the protein MLELAGIIILGILAQWVAWKFKIPAILPLILIGLFVGPISTLISEDGKQWIQPIWNQDKGFFPGESLFYFVSLAIGIILFEGGLTLKLGEIKKVGGVIGKLISLGSIVTFFGCGVSAYYIFGLSWEISFLFAALIIVTGPTVITPILRNIPLKKDVSAVLKWEGILIDPIGALVAVLVFGFITVNGPTGLENVALEEGAGHGASGGYTKHALLEFGKIAVIGFAFGLAGGFALYQAVKRKVIPHYLLNVGSLSLVLLIFVLSDLFAHESGLLAVVVMGMYLGNSDLPNLKELLYFKESLSVLLISILFILLAANISLDDLLLVANYKTAILFALIIFVIRPIGVFLSTIGSSLKTNEKIFISWVGPRGIVAAGIASLFGTKLVEMGVEDAEFITPLVFSVVLVTVLLNATTARLVAKLVGVFLKESEGVMIVGGSRVSRLIASYLQKNNRHVVLVDSNRTNIEKALDLGLDAIVANIYSDDLTENIELNDVGYLLAMTGNDEINRQAMSRFGKQFGENGTFRLMTSEELLKKNTLKTEEVFSNTHDYIRFTEVARDYPSIQEIAIDSESKFKKILQMIRDNKDAIPLFIKDDQGHIELLDTLTEFNIEPGSLIAYLGKPIDFEDVVIATNDDGQLPKAENTDV, from the coding sequence ATGTTAGAATTAGCAGGAATAATTATATTGGGAATACTGGCACAATGGGTTGCATGGAAATTTAAAATTCCAGCAATTTTACCTCTCATACTTATAGGGCTCTTTGTAGGTCCCATTTCTACTTTAATTTCTGAAGATGGAAAACAATGGATACAACCAATTTGGAATCAGGATAAGGGATTTTTTCCTGGAGAAAGTCTTTTTTACTTTGTATCTCTCGCTATTGGGATTATTTTATTTGAAGGAGGCTTAACCTTAAAATTGGGAGAAATAAAAAAGGTAGGCGGAGTGATAGGTAAACTTATTAGTTTAGGATCGATTGTCACGTTCTTTGGCTGTGGTGTTTCAGCTTATTATATTTTTGGATTAAGCTGGGAAATTTCATTCCTGTTCGCTGCCTTGATTATAGTTACAGGACCTACGGTAATTACACCAATCTTACGAAACATACCACTTAAAAAAGATGTTTCGGCGGTACTAAAATGGGAAGGTATACTTATTGATCCAATTGGAGCGCTCGTTGCTGTATTGGTTTTTGGTTTCATTACTGTTAATGGTCCAACTGGACTAGAAAATGTTGCTTTAGAAGAAGGAGCCGGACATGGCGCTAGTGGTGGATATACAAAACATGCGCTACTTGAATTTGGAAAAATCGCTGTGATAGGATTTGCATTTGGTCTTGCAGGAGGTTTTGCATTGTATCAAGCTGTAAAACGAAAAGTTATTCCGCACTATTTATTAAATGTAGGATCATTATCGCTCGTGCTCTTAATATTTGTATTAAGTGATTTATTTGCGCATGAATCTGGACTTCTTGCTGTTGTTGTTATGGGAATGTACTTGGGAAATAGTGATTTACCAAACTTAAAAGAACTACTGTATTTTAAAGAGTCTCTAAGTGTTCTTTTAATTTCAATACTCTTTATTTTATTAGCTGCCAATATTAGCTTAGACGATTTATTATTGGTCGCAAATTATAAAACCGCCATTTTATTTGCCTTAATTATTTTTGTGATAAGGCCAATTGGTGTATTTCTTAGTACAATAGGGTCTAGTTTAAAAACAAATGAAAAAATCTTCATAAGCTGGGTTGGTCCACGCGGTATTGTTGCTGCAGGTATTGCTTCCCTTTTTGGGACAAAACTGGTAGAAATGGGTGTTGAAGATGCAGAGTTTATAACGCCATTGGTATTTAGTGTTGTACTTGTAACCGTATTGCTAAATGCAACTACAGCGAGACTTGTAGCAAAATTGGTAGGTGTATTCCTAAAAGAATCTGAAGGCGTCATGATAGTAGGTGGATCTCGAGTTTCTAGGCTCATTGCAAGTTATTTGCAAAAAAATAATCGCCATGTTGTTTTAGTAGATAGTAACAGAACTAATATCGAGAAAGCTTTAGATCTAGGCCTTGATGCGATTGTGGCTAATATTTACAGTGATGACCTTACCGAGAATATAGAATTGAATGATGTGGGATACTTGTTAGCCATGACCGGTAACGATGAAATTAACAGGCAAGCAATGTCTAGGTTTGGGAAACAGTTTGGAGAGAATGGAACATTTAGATTAATGACTTCGGAAGAATTACTAAAGAAAAACACCTTAAAAACAGAAGAGGTATTCAGCAATACCCATGATTATATTCGATTTACTGAAGTAGCTCGAGATTACCCTTCCATACAGGAAATAGCAATAGATAGTGAATCTAAATTTAAAAAGATCCTACAAATGATTCGTGATAATAAAGATGCTATCCCGTTATTTATTAAAGACGACCAAGGACATATAGAGTTACTGGATACCTTGACAGAATTCAACATAGAGCCAGGCTCCTTAATTGCTTATTTGGGTAAACCTATAGATTTTGAAGATGTTGTTATTGCAACTAATGACGATGGTCAACTCCCAAAAGCCGAAAATACAGATGTTTAG
- a CDS encoding S24 family peptidase, producing MESIDEKITAIINHFNLNNYAFSKRIGVTGTTIDSIVNGRPQQDGSRKKTKPGYDVLSAIINEFEINPDYLFGKSPAMLKSDTSSIQTYSGMPKVISTTSEGEENVVYVPAKARAGYLNGYGDAEFIETLPAFHMPQLTNGTFRCFEVQGNSMVRTFFDGDMVFGRYVEDFKDIKNGRVYIIISKNDGVVLKRVINRIEEQGKLILKSDNKDGNYPTFTINAEDIMEIWYVKMFASKQMPEPDDVYDRLHELESQIVNLKQFVSKNSNN from the coding sequence ATGGAATCAATTGACGAGAAAATCACCGCCATTATTAACCATTTTAATCTTAATAATTATGCGTTTTCAAAACGAATAGGTGTTACGGGAACTACCATAGACAGTATCGTTAACGGAAGACCACAGCAAGATGGTTCTCGCAAAAAAACAAAACCTGGCTACGATGTGCTTTCTGCGATTATAAATGAATTTGAGATTAACCCTGATTATCTCTTCGGAAAAAGTCCTGCAATGCTAAAAAGCGATACCTCATCAATTCAAACATATTCTGGAATGCCCAAGGTGATTTCCACAACATCAGAAGGTGAAGAAAATGTGGTTTACGTACCCGCAAAAGCAAGAGCTGGATATTTAAATGGTTATGGTGATGCAGAGTTTATTGAAACCCTACCTGCATTTCATATGCCTCAATTAACCAATGGCACTTTTAGATGTTTTGAAGTACAAGGCAACTCTATGGTGCGTACATTTTTTGATGGTGATATGGTTTTTGGTCGTTATGTAGAAGATTTTAAGGATATTAAAAATGGTCGCGTTTATATCATCATTAGTAAGAATGATGGTGTCGTTTTAAAACGAGTCATTAACCGTATTGAAGAGCAAGGCAAGCTCATCTTAAAGAGCGATAATAAAGACGGAAACTATCCAACCTTTACCATAAACGCAGAAGATATTATGGAAATCTGGTACGTTAAGATGTTCGCCTCTAAACAAATGCCAGAACCTGACGATGTTTACGATAGGCTTCACGAGCTAGAAAGTCAAATTGTTAATCTTAAGCAATTTGTATCCAAAAACTCTAATAATTAG
- a CDS encoding DUF202 domain-containing protein, translated as MKSTPKIKKMKLLRFGRDFQPDEQVILRDYLAIERTRLANERTLLSYIRSSLYLLLAGIAFFQLKEFSNFKYLAFLSLIFSGIFFFIGIYRFTLLKKSLKRVYYSSEEKIKKPSKKD; from the coding sequence ATGAAAAGTACGCCTAAAATTAAAAAAATGAAATTGCTGCGGTTTGGAAGAGATTTCCAGCCAGATGAGCAGGTCATATTAAGGGATTATCTGGCCATTGAGAGAACACGTTTGGCAAATGAGAGAACATTATTATCATATATAAGGTCTTCGCTTTATCTTTTATTGGCGGGCATTGCTTTTTTTCAGCTTAAAGAGTTTTCAAACTTTAAGTATCTGGCTTTTTTATCATTGATTTTTAGTGGGATTTTCTTCTTTATAGGTATTTATAGATTTACGCTTTTAAAAAAGAGCCTAAAGAGAGTGTATTATAGTTCCGAAGAAAAAATCAAAAAACCATCAAAAAAAGATTAA
- the rnpA gene encoding ribonuclease P protein component, whose product MSFSYSKKEKLKSQKLIEQLFSEGKSVSAYPLRMVYLESNFEDGTQFKTGVSVSKRNFKKAVDRNRIKRLLREAYRLNKAEYFNNISPCYALMILYIGKDGTDFASVEKKMKQLLEAFSKKVSAI is encoded by the coding sequence ATGTCGTTTTCTTACTCCAAAAAAGAAAAACTCAAAAGCCAGAAGTTGATAGAACAGCTGTTTTCCGAAGGGAAATCGGTTAGTGCCTATCCATTACGCATGGTATATTTAGAATCTAATTTTGAGGATGGTACACAATTTAAAACGGGCGTTTCTGTAAGTAAGCGTAATTTCAAAAAAGCTGTTGATAGAAATCGTATCAAACGCTTATTAAGAGAAGCTTATCGTCTAAATAAAGCTGAGTATTTTAACAACATTTCGCCTTGTTATGCGTTAATGATTTTGTACATTGGTAAAGATGGAACGGATTTTGCTTCCGTAGAAAAAAAAATGAAACAACTGTTAGAGGCATTTTCCAAAAAAGTGTCTGCTATATAA
- a CDS encoding M1 family metallopeptidase, producing the protein MKLRLSIIVVLCITFFSSEINAQDAKIEYKTDHYWQQQADYTMEIDMDVKTYQFTGKQNIEYTNNSPDDLNRVYYHLYFNAFQPNSEMDARLQSIQDPDGRMTNNLGTKEKPIYESRISKLKDDEIGFIKVKSLKLEGKTLNYEIEGTVMIVDLDSPIEAGDTVEFDMEFTGQVPVQIRRSGRNNAEGVALSMTQWYPKLAEYDDEGWHADPYIAREFYGVWGNFDVKITIDKDYILGGTGNLQNADEIGYGYISEDKVKRNKGKTNTWHFVAPNVHDFTWAADKDYIHDTMQVPKGPMLHFLYKKDLPKENLENWKKMQPKTVELMQYFSEHIGKYPYDQYSVIQGGDGGMEYAMSTLITGKRSYGSLVGVTAHEMAHTWFQFLLATNEAKHEWMDEGFTSYISDLAMNEIMDNKKDNPLSGSYRGYSYLANSGVEQPLTTHADRYNINQAYGISAYSKGSVFISQLGYIIGEDNLKKTIKKYFEEWSFKHPKPMDFVRTAERISGMELDWYLMDFGQTTNTIDYAVKSVEGNTITLKRLGAMPMPIDLTVTYTDGSTEDFYIPLRMMRGAKATSATVKDDWAWAYPTYSLETSKAVQSVQIDPTGMMADVKQDDNMYPKMAN; encoded by the coding sequence ATGAAACTTAGATTAAGTATAATAGTAGTGTTGTGTATCACATTTTTTTCTTCGGAAATAAATGCACAAGACGCTAAAATAGAATATAAAACAGACCATTATTGGCAACAACAAGCTGATTATACCATGGAGATTGATATGGACGTCAAGACCTATCAATTTACGGGGAAACAAAATATTGAATACACCAATAACTCTCCCGATGACCTAAATCGTGTGTATTATCATTTGTATTTTAATGCCTTTCAGCCCAATAGTGAAATGGATGCACGTTTACAAAGTATCCAAGATCCAGATGGTAGAATGACCAATAATCTGGGCACTAAAGAAAAGCCTATTTACGAAAGTCGTATCTCAAAATTAAAAGATGACGAGATCGGTTTTATCAAAGTAAAATCTCTAAAACTTGAGGGTAAAACTTTAAATTATGAGATTGAAGGTACTGTGATGATTGTTGATTTGGATTCACCAATTGAAGCTGGCGACACCGTTGAGTTTGATATGGAGTTTACTGGCCAAGTGCCAGTACAAATTCGTCGTTCTGGACGTAACAATGCGGAAGGTGTTGCACTTTCTATGACACAATGGTACCCAAAATTAGCAGAGTATGATGACGAAGGTTGGCACGCAGATCCTTACATAGCACGCGAGTTTTACGGTGTTTGGGGAAATTTTGATGTAAAAATCACTATTGACAAAGATTATATTCTTGGAGGTACCGGTAATTTGCAAAATGCAGATGAAATTGGTTACGGTTACATTTCCGAAGACAAAGTAAAACGTAATAAAGGTAAAACCAATACTTGGCATTTTGTGGCGCCAAACGTGCACGATTTTACCTGGGCTGCAGATAAAGATTATATTCATGACACGATGCAAGTTCCAAAAGGACCGATGCTTCACTTCTTGTATAAAAAAGATTTACCTAAAGAGAATTTAGAAAACTGGAAAAAAATGCAACCTAAAACTGTGGAGTTGATGCAGTATTTTAGTGAGCACATTGGTAAATATCCTTATGACCAATACTCTGTGATTCAAGGTGGTGATGGCGGAATGGAATATGCAATGTCAACACTCATAACAGGGAAACGTAGTTATGGGAGTTTGGTTGGAGTGACTGCTCACGAAATGGCACATACTTGGTTCCAATTTTTATTGGCAACCAATGAAGCTAAGCACGAGTGGATGGACGAAGGCTTTACAAGTTATATTTCTGATTTGGCAATGAATGAGATCATGGATAATAAAAAAGATAACCCATTAAGCGGTTCTTATCGTGGGTATTCTTATTTGGCAAATTCTGGTGTTGAGCAACCGTTGACCACGCATGCAGATCGCTATAATATTAATCAGGCGTACGGGATTTCTGCATATAGCAAAGGTTCTGTTTTCATCTCTCAATTAGGTTATATTATTGGTGAGGATAATTTGAAAAAAACAATAAAAAAATATTTTGAAGAATGGTCATTTAAACATCCTAAACCAATGGATTTTGTGAGAACTGCAGAGCGTATTTCTGGTATGGAACTGGATTGGTACTTGATGGATTTTGGACAAACCACAAATACTATTGATTATGCTGTAAAATCTGTTGAGGGTAATACCATAACTTTAAAGCGTTTAGGTGCAATGCCTATGCCAATAGATTTAACTGTGACTTATACAGATGGTTCTACCGAAGATTTTTATATTCCATTACGTATGATGCGCGGTGCAAAGGCAACTTCAGCGACTGTAAAAGATGATTGGGCTTGGGCATATCCAACCTATAGTCTAGAAACGTCTAAAGCTGTACAATCTGTTCAGATTGATCCAACAGGAATGATGGCAGATGTGAAGCAGGATGATAATATGTATCCTAAAATGGCAAACTAA